ATCCTCTAGACCAGCTTACATAGAATACAAAAAGCGTGTTTCTATGCTGCTGATTTTACCCAGCAAAAAGGTTGTCGAAGAACAAGTAGAAGTGCAATAAAAAAGATTTAAATAGATAAAAAGCTGTCATTATTGCCTAGTAATGACAGCTTTTTTATTTAAAGTTATTATAATTTTACTGCAATAAAAAGTCTTAAACTTATTATCTTTTTTTAACAATTTCACATAATATATATTAATTTAATCAAAAATATTTACGAACTTGATAATATGTTGTCAATATCAATAAATCATATAGATTAGTTGTGTGATTCTGTTACTGTTTTACTTGCTAGGTATAAAAAACCGTTGTATAATAACAACGCTTGCACATAAAAACTACTTTTTATGCTAATACATAATGATAATAAATTTAAAGGATAAGATATATATATGAGAACAGAATGGAATGGCTTTTTGACCAACAAATGGGACAAAGAAGTTGATGTTCGTGATTTTATAGTCACCAATTATCACCCTTATGACGGAGATGAAGGCTTTTTGTCCAAACCTACACAACGTACCCTTACGCTTCTTAATAAATATAATGAGCTTTTGAAGCTAGAACAAGAACGCGGCGGAGTGCTTGATATTGATACAGAAACAGTAAGCGGTATTACAACATATAAACCCGGCTATATGGATAAAGAAAATGAACTAATCGTAGGACTTCAAACTGACGAGCCCTTGAAACGCGGAGTAAATCCTTTCGGCGGAATGCGTATGGCAAGAGGCGCATGTGAAGCTTACGGCTATAAGCTTTCAGATAAAATAGAAGAACAGTTCAAGTACCGCACAACCCATAACGACGGAGTTTTCAGAGTTTATACAAGCACAATGAGAAAGGCGCGCAAAAGCGGTATTATCACTGGACTTCCTGATGCTTATGGAAGAGGCAGAATTATAGGCGATTACAGACGAGTTGCACTTTATGGCATAGATTATCTGATTGAAAAGAAGCAAGAAGATATGGCAAAACTAGAAAAAGTGCCTATGAATGAAGAGAACATTCGCCTAAGAGAAGAAGTTTTCTGTCAGATAGAGTCTCTTAATATGTTAAAAGAAATGGGCGCAATGTATGGATACGATCTTTCCAAGCCTGCGGCTAACGCCCATGAAGCTGTACAATGGGTTTATTTTGCGTATCTAGCAGCTATAAAAGAACAAAACGGTGCAGCAGAAAGCTTAGGAAGAGTTTCAACTTTCTTGGATATTTACATTGAAAGAGACTTAAAAAACGGCTTAATAACAGAAGAATATGCCCAAGAATTAATAGATCAGTTTGTACTAAAACTTAGAATGGCGCGTCAATTGCGTACGCCTGAATACAATGAGCTTTTTGCAGGTGATCCTACATGGGTAACAGAAAGCATAGGCGGCATGTGTCTTGATGGTCGTCACATGATTACAAAAAGCTCATTTAGATTTTTGCACACGCTTGAAAATTTGACGCCTTCTCCTGAACCTAACTTGACTGTTTTGTGGTCTGAGAATTTGCCTGTCAACTTTAAAAAATACGCCAGTCATATAAGCATTGTCACCAGTTCAATTCAATATGAAAATGATGAAGTAATGCGTCCTTTATATGGCGACGACTACGGCATTGCTTGCTGCGTAAGCGCAATGAAAATCGGCAAGCAAATGCAGTTCTTTGGTGCGCGCTGCAATGTTGCCAAAGTTTTGCTTATGGCTATCAATGGCGGCAAAGATGAGATTAGCGGAGTTCAAATTGGTCCAGAGATGTCAGTATTAGACGGCGTTTTGAACTATGAAGAAGTTTATTCAAGATTTGAAAAATATATGGATTGGTTGGCAGAGCTTTATGTCAACACAATGAATGTCATTCATTATATGCATGACAAGTATGCCTATGAAAATATTCAAATGGCTTTGCACGATACCACTGTAGAAAGACTTATGGCTTTTGGTATAGCAGGATTGTCAGTAGCTGCAGATTCATTGAGCGCAATCAAACATGCCAAGGTTACAGCGGTTAAAAATGAACAAGGCATTGTTACAGATTATGTAACTGAAGGCGATTTCCCTAAATATGGAAACGATGACGATAGAGCAGATAATATAGTAAGAGATATAGTAGCTTATTTCTCTAAGGCTTTACAAAAACATCAAACTTATCGCAACGCGCTTCATACTCTGTCTGTTCTTACTATAACCAGCAACGTAGTTTATGGAAAAAAGACAGGCTCCACTCCTGACGGAAGAAAATACGGTGAACCCTTTGCACCTGGTGCAAACCCTATGCATGGCAGAGAATGCTGCGGTGCGCTTGCATCACTTAACTCAGTTGCCAAGATTCCTTATGATGCATGTAAAGACGGTATTTCCAATACATTCAGCATAACACCGAGAACTCTGGGCAAATCACTCGAAGAACGCAAGACTAATTTGGTGAATATTTTGGATGGATACTTTAGTCAAGGGGCTCATCATATCAACATCAACGTGCTTGACCGTGCATGCCTAGAAGATGCTCAGGTAAATCCTCAAAAATATCCCAACTTAACCATAAGAGTAAGCGGATACGCTGTAAGATTTAACTCTTTGAAGAAAAAGCATCAAGACGAAGTTATCAAGCGTACTTTCTTTGAATCGATGTAAAAAAACATTTTACCAAATAAAAACAATTAGAGATGCCCCCGAGAGATTTACCTTTCGGGGCATTATTGTTATATAATAGTAGCTATGAAAAAAGGATATGTACATTCAATAGAATCATTAGGAACAGTAGATGGCCCGGGCGTACGTACTGTTGTATTTATGCAGGGCTGTTATTTGCGTTGCCGTTATTGCCATAACCCTGATACATGGGAATGTTCAGGCGGAAAAAGTTATACAGCGCAAGAGCTTTTTAATTTTGTTATAAAATTTCGACCTTATTTTGGAAAATCAGGCGGCATTACTGTTTCAGGCGGAGAGCCTTTGTTGCAGCCTGAGTTTTTGTATGAGTTTTTTGAGTTATTAAAGCAAAACAACATCCATACAGCAATCGATACCTCGGGGTTACTTAATGATGAAATAAAAAAATTGCTTACTAAGACGGACTTGGTTTTGTTAGATATAAAACACACTGATCCAATAGAATACAAAAAGCTGACTGGCGGCGATTTGTCTGCGCCCCAAAAAATGCATTCTTACTTGATTGAAAATAATATTCCGTTTTGGATAAGGCAAGTTATCGTTCCCGGAATCAACGATACCGTAGAACAGATAAAAGAACTTGCAAAATACTGCGTACACTCCCAAAAATATGAGCTTATAGCTTATCATACATTGGGACTTAATAAATGGAGATTTCTAAATATACCATACTCATTAGAAGGCGTCGAGCCTCCGTCAAAAGAGCTAATGACTTCTTTAAAAGCGGCTTTAGACGAAGAAGTTAATCATTTAAGGGTAAAACTATAATTTTTTATAAACTGCAGTTATATAATCTTTTTTTGAATAATTTTTTCTATATATTGTATCTTCGACCTTGGGTTGACACTAGATATTGATAGTGGTAATATAGACTTATATTATTTTTTTTAAAAAATTTTATCAATATTATTCATTAAAAGGGGCAGTTTATGATAAAAGAGATTTTAAAAAGAGATTCAACTGTTCAACCTTTTGATATTCAAAAGATTACCAATGCTATTTATAAGGCCGCAGTTGCAGTAGGCGGAGATGATAGAGAACTCGCCGAAAAATTAAGTCTTGAGGTTGTAAAAAATCTAGAGAAAAAATTTGGAGACAGAATCCCTCATGTCGAAGATGTGCAGGACATGGTGGAAAAAGTGCTCATCGAAAATGGACACGCCAAGACCGCCAAGGCGTTTATATTGTATCGAGAAAAAAGACACAGCGCACGAAAAATAAACGCATTAATCGGCGCCACCATAGATATGTTTGGAAATTATCTTGGTGAAAGCGATTGGGTTATTCAAGAAAACGCAAACACACAAAAGTCTGTAAACGGACTTAACAACTATATAAGAGAATCATTTACAAAAAAATATTGGCTGTATGAGATATATCCGGTAGATGTAAGAAACGCGCATGAAAGCGGCGATATTCATTTGCATGATTTGGGATTCTTTGGACCTTATTGCGCTGGATGGGATTTAAGACAATTATTGACTGATGGTTTTGGCGGCGTAAGCGGTAAAGTTGAGAGCAAGCCCGCAAAGCATATGCGTTCATTTTTGGGACAAATTGTAAACGCTACTTTTACCACCCAAGGCGAAACAGCGGGCGCGCAAGCATGGAGCAGCTTTGATACCTATGTTGCGCCTTTTATAAGATATGACCATATGACTTATGATCAGGTTAAGCAATGCTTGCAGGAATTTATATTTAACATCAATGTTCCTACGCGCGTTGGATTCCAATGTCCTTTTTCTAATTTAACATTTGATATAAAAGTTCCTAAGACTCTCAAAGATCAGCCTGTTATCATAGGTGGCGTTGCTCAAGATGTAACTTACGGCGATTTCCAAAAAGAAATGGATATGCTTAACCAAGCCTTCTGTGAGGTTATGCTGGAAGGCGATGCCAAGGGCAGAGTTTTTACATTTCCTATTCCTACTCTTAATATCACCAATGATTTTGATTGGGACAGCCCTGTAACCGATGCTTTTATGAAAATAACAGGCAAATACGGAATTCCATATTTTGCCAATTATATCAATAGCGATCTTAATCCTGAAGACGCAGTATCAATGTGCTGCAGATTAAGACTGGATGTAAGCGAGTTAAAAAAACGCGGCGGCGGTCTGTTTGGCTCCAATCCATTTACAGGTTCTATCGGCGTAGTTACAATCAATCTTCCTAGAATAGGATATCTGTCTAAGAGTAAAGAAGAATTCTTTGACCGTTTAAGAAGACAATGCAATATAGCCAAGACTTCTTTGGAGATAAAGCGCAAGATTATAGAAGAGCAATCTGATAAAGGCTTGTATCCTTATTCGACGCACTTCTTAAGAGGAATAAAAGCGCGTACAGGTCAGTATTGGTACAATCACTTTAACACGATAGGAATCGTGGGAATGAACGAAGCGCTTCTTAACTTTATGGGTAAGGATATCACAACGCCTGAAGGCAAAGAGTTTGCAATAGAAGTTTTGAAGTATATGAGAAGCATAATGGTAGAGTTCCAAAAAGAAACAGGGCATATGTATAACCTAGAAGCTACTCCTGCCGAAGGAACAAGCTATCGTCTTGCAAAACTTGATAAAGAAAGATTTCCAGATATTATTGCAAGCGGAATTAATGAGCCTTATTACACCAACTCTACTCAACCACCCGTAGGGTTTACAGATGACATATTTGAGGCTGTCCAAAATCAAGATGAATTGCAGTCGCTTTATACAGGCGGAACTGTTTTGCACTTGTATTTGGGCGAAAAGGTTGACGATGTTCAAGCATGTAAGAATTTGATCAGAACGATTTTTTCAAATTCTAAAATGCCGTATATTTCTTTGACTCCTACTTTTTCTGTTTGCCCTGAACACGGATATATTACGGGCGAACATTTCAAATGCCCTCAATGCGGTGCTGATTCTGAAGTTTGGTCAAGAGTTGTTGGATATCTAAGACCTGTTCAGAATTACAATAAAGGCAAGAAAGAAGAATACCTGCAGAGAGTAAAATATGTAATGCCTAAAAATTCTGATGAGATAAAAAAGCAAATTCATAACCAAAATATTGCAGTAGGCTAAAAAATGAAAATTGCAGGTTATGTAAAAAATTCTTTAATTGATTATCCGGCGCATATATCATGCGCCGTCTTTTTGGGCGGATGTAATTTCGATTGCTGGTATTGTCATAACCGCTCATATATAAAAGGTCAAGGCGATATCGAAAGCGAAACGGTATTAGAATTTTTGAAAAGACGAAAAGGACTGATTCAAGGCGTGGTTGTAAGCGGAGGTGAGCCTACATTGAATGCAGAATTGCCTGACTTTTTAATTAAAATAAAAGAAATGGGATACCTTGTAAAACTAGACACCAACGGAAGCCGCCCTAAGATTGTAAAAGATATTATTTCACAAGGGCTAGTTGATTATATTGCTATGGACTATAAAGCGCCATTAGAGAAATATCCTGAAATTGTCCATGTTAATGTAAATATAAATGATATAAAAGAATCTATAGATACAATACTAGCAAGCAATATTGATTATGAGTTTCGAACGACTTTTGTACCTACATTGATAGACGAGGATATTGTAAAAATAGCTAAAGAAATAAGCTCAAGCAAAAAATACTGCTTGCAGCAATATCGCCATGAAGATGAATACAGCAAGATTTTGGGAAAAGAAGTAAGACCGCATACTCCAGAATATATAAGACAAACAGCACAAAAACTAAAAGATTTTTTTAATGGGGAATTGATTATAAGAGGGCTTTAATAAAGCCCTTTTATTTTTTTGCGCGGTTGAGCCAAAACCAGAACATTTACTTCTTTTGCGCCTTTTTTCAAAATTAGCCTGGACAGTTCATCAACCGTTGCGCCCGTAGTCATTACATCATCAATCAGCAAAATGTGCTTGTCCTTAATATCAATGTCGTCCGACGCCATAAAAACACCCTTTACTTGAGAAAAGCGTTCTTCCCTTGTTGATCTTGCCTGATAGGGTGTATTTTTTATTTTATGTAAAAGATTGATTTCTAACGGAATATTGTGATTTTGAGATATGACTTTTGCAAGCAAGAGAGATTGATTATATCCTCTTTCTTTGAGACGTCTTTGGGAAATGGGTGCCGGCACAATCAAATCAATGTTTAGGTTAAGCTTTTGAAAATAATCAGACATCATTTCGCCAAGCGGCTTGTATAGATATTTTTTATTGCCGTATTTGTAACCTCTTATCAGCTTTTGAGCGTTGCCTTCATAGATTAACACGCTTCTTGCGATATTATAATGAGGTTTATATTTTTTGCAGTCCTCGCAAAAAGAAGCCATATTATCGATAACAGTTCCGCATTTTTGGCAGAAGTTCTGATCGTTAAATTCTAATTTACAGTCGTTACATAAACAATATTTGGAATCAGAAAAAATATCCTTATCGCAAATAATGCATTTGAAATCAGCAGGAAAAAATATTTTTTGAAAAAATCTAAATATTTTCACAACGAAGGCACCGCGTTAAGTGTCATATCAGCAAAATTGACTTTATTGATATAGTTATAATAACCCATAGATGCAACCATTGCTGCATTATCAGTACAAAGAGAAAGTCTAGGAATATGGACATTTATGTTGTACTTTTTGCCCATCTCTTCAAATCTTTTTCTTAAGTAGCTGTTAGCCGCAACTCCGCCTGCTAAGGCTATATCCAGATAACCAAGATTAAGCACAGCTGTGAACGCTTTTTGAACAATAGGTTCTATAGCGTAGTACGTAAATGAAGCGCACACATCAGGAGCATTGATTTCTAAGCCCTTTGCCTTTTGATTGTGTATATAATTTACGGCAGCGGTTTTGAGTCCGCTGTAACTAAAGTTATATCCGTCACTTATTGTTTTTGCGTGTTTAAAAAATTCTATATTGTTTTGACCTTGTTTTGCAAGTTTGTCGATCATTGGTCCGCCTGGATATTCAAGTCCCAAAAGCCTTGCAACTTTATCAAAAGCTTCTCCTGCTGCATCGTCTTGAGTAGAACCCAAAACCTCATAAGACATATAATCTTTTATATTGACAAGTTCGGTATGACCGCCGCTTACTACTGCGCACAAAAAAGGTGGAACAAGTGTGGAATTGTCAAGATAATTAGCAGCGATATGCGCCCTGATGTGATTGACCTTAATCAACGGCTTGTTTAGCATATAGCTTATTGCCTTAGCAGCACTTACGCCTACAAGCAATGCGCCCACAAGCCCTGCGCCGTATGTCACTGCAACTGCATCTATATCGTTTAGCGTAAGGTTTGCGTTATTTAGCGCTTCGTCCAAAACATTGATAATAGCCATAGTATGATTTCGAGAAGCAATTTCGGGTACTACACCGCCAAATTTTTTGTGAATATCAATTTGGCTTGAAATAATATTGCTTACGACTTCACGTCCGTTTTTGACGATGGCAACGCTTGTTTCATCGCAAGAGGTTTCAATTCCCAATATATAAATATCTTTTTCTTCGTTCATTTTATTGTGATTTTCTCAAATAATCGTCTATAAATTCTTCTATTTCGCCGTCCATAACAGCTTGTATATCAGTTTTTTCATAGCCTGTTCTGTGGTCTTTTACAAGAGTGTAAGGGCAGAACACATAAGAACGGATTTGGCTTCCCCATTCTATTTTTTTGATTTCGCCCTTAAGGCTTTGTACTTTTTCCATGTTTTCACGCTCTTTTATTTCAGCAAGCTTGGAAATAAGCATCTTCATTGCTGTTTCGCGGTTTTGAATCTGTGAGCGTTCGTTTTGACACTGAACTACTATGCCGGTAGGAATATGCGTAATACGGATTGCTGATTCGGTCTTATTTACATACTGACCGCCAGCGCCGCCGCTTCGGTAAGTATCGATTTTAAGTTCTTCAGGCTTTATCTCGATATTGGCGTCCTGTTCAATTTCGGGCGTAACTTCAACTGATGCAAAAGAAGTATGGCGTCTTGAATTGGCGTCAAACGGCGAAATTCTAACCAGTCTGTGTACGCCTTTTTCAGCTTTTAGATAGCCATAAGCATTGAGCCCTTCTACTATAAAGGTTACGCTTTTTATTCCTGCGCCTTCGCCTTCAAGATAATCTATAACTTTTATAGAATAGCCGTTTTTTTCTGCATATCTTGTGTACATACGGTACAGCATATCTGCCCAGTCTTGAGCTTCTGTTCCGCCTGCACCCGCATGCAAAGTGATAATAGCATTATTGGCGTCATATTCGCCTCTTAAAAGGGTTTGAAGATTTAATTTTTCTACATCAGTATTTAGTTGTTCAAAATCTTTTATAATTTCGTCAGCCAGCTTTTCATCGTCTTCCATTTCAGCCAACTCTATAAGTTCGTCAATATCATTAGCTCTTTTGACGATTTGTTCATAGGTGTCTACTTTATTGTTAAGCGCTTTTAGCTTTTGACTGACTTCCTTAACTTCAGATAAGTTTTTATAAAAATCTTCAGCGTTTTGTCTTTCTTCCAACTCTGCAATTTCTTTTTTTAACTTAGGCAGGTCAAAGAGAGTCTCCTATTGCCATTATAGTTTTGCGGCAATCCTGCATTTGAGTTTTTATTGTGTCAAGTTTTAGCATTTCTTTCTCCAGATTATGAATTTTTTCCGCAGCAGTTTTTATATTTTTTGCCGCTGCCGCAAGGACAAGGTTCGTTTCTGCCTACTACTTTTTCGCTTACAACGGGTTGAGGACCTTTGGGAGGGGCTTTTCTGTTGGTACCGTCATCACCACGTGATTGGGTAAGCTCCATTTTTCTTTCTTCTCTCTTTACAGGGGCTTGTTCTATTTTGACTCTCATTAAAAATTGAACGGTCTGTTCTTTGATGCGTTCAATCATATCGTCAAACATCTCAAAGCCCTCTTTCTTGTAAGCTATTACAGGATCATGTTGACCGTATGCTCTAAGACCAATACCGCGTCTTAAAACATCCATTGCATCAATATGGTCCATCCATTTTGCATCAACTACTCTTAGAAGCACTATGCGTTCAACTTCGTCAAAGTTAACGCCCATTTCTTTTGCGGCTTGGATTTTCTTTTCATAATACGCGGTCATCTCATTGGTGAGATTTTCAATAATATCATCTACATCCCAATTTGAGAGGTTTTCTTCATTCAAAAACTCTTTTGCTTCAGGCAATAGATATCTTTCTATATCTTTGTTGAAGTTTTCAATATCCCATTCCTTCCAGTCAAGCGATCGGTCTGCATAAGCCAGAGTGATAACCTCAGCCTGATGAGCTATCATGTCCAAAATCTCATCATGTACGCTTTCACCCATAAGCACTTTGTTGCGCTGAGAATATATGATTGATCTCTGGGTGTTCATAACGTCATCGTATTCCAAAACGTGACGGCGGATAGAGAAGTTTCTTCCTTCTACTGTCTTTTGAGCACCTTCAATACGGCGAGTCAACATCTTCATTGACAAAGGTGTATCTTCATCTAGCTTGAACATTTCGGCTATACGTTTTATTTTATCTCCGCCGAACAATCTTATGAGATCGTCTTCCATGCTAAGATAAAAAATTGATGAACCAATATCGCCCTGACGACCTGCTCTGCCTCGCAACTGGTTATCAATACGGCGGGATTCATGGCGTTCTGTACCGATTATGCGCAAGCCGCCTACCGCGATAACTTCTTCTTTTTCTTTTTGAGTTTGGGCATGGAAAGCATCGTAATGTCTCTTGTACTCAGCCTTGGCTGCCAAAACTTCGGGATCATCAGTATGCGCATAAGATGTAGCAGCTTCAATGATTTCATCTTTGTAGCCTAACTCTCTCATGCGGTGTTTTGCCATAAATTCGGGGTTGCCGCCTAGCAAAATATCTGTACCACGACCAGCCATGTTAGTTGCGATTGTTACAGCGCCTTTTCGTCCTGCCTGTGCTACAATTTCAGCTTCCAAAGCATGGTTTTTTGCGTTCAATACGTTATGTGGAATTCTTTCGCGCGACAAGAGTTTGGATAATTCTTCACTCTTTTCGACAGTGACTGTACCTACAAGCACAGGCTGTCCGCGTTGATAACATTCTTTTATATCTGCTACTATTGCTTTTAGTTTGCCTGCATGAGTTGTATAAACCTGATCGTTTTCATCCACTCTTATCATGGGCTTATTGGGCGGAATTACTACGACGTCAAGTCCGTATATTGCGTTGAATTCGGCTTCTTCGGTTTTGGCAGTACCTGTCATACCTGACAGTTTCTTATACAATCTGAAAAAGTTCTGGAAGGTAATAGTAGCCATTGTTTTGTTTTCGTTTTGAATTTTTACATTTTCTTTGGCTTCTATTGCCTGATGTAGTCCGTCGCTGTAACGACGACCTATCATAAGACGACCTGTAAATTCATCTACTATGATGACTTCGCCGTCTTTTACGATGTAGTCGTTATCGCGCTTCATAATAAAATGAGCACGCAACGCATTGTTTATATAATGATATAATTCATCGTTTTGAGGGTCGCCTAGGTTGTCCACAGCAAAATATCTTTCGGCCTTTGCTACGCCTGAGTCGTTGAGATGGACGGTTTTCTTTTCTTCATCTAGGTCAATATCATCAGGACGAATATATTTTACAAACTTGTTGACATTGATATACATTTCGGAGGACTTGTCTCCGCGTCCGCTTATGATTAGAGGAGTTCTTGCTTCATCAATCAAAATTGAGTCAACTTCGTCCACTATAGCAAAAGACAAATCTCTCAAAACCTTATCGCGAGCATTAATAACCATGTTATCTCTTAGGTAGTCAAAGCCAAGTTCGTTATTGGTGCAATAGGTTATGTCAGCTTGATAAGCAGCACGCTTTTGCTCGTTTTGCATGCCTGAAATTGACACGCCCACGCTTAGTCCCATAAACCTAAAGACCTTGCCCATCCATTCGGCTTGAGTTTTTGCCAAATAATCATTGACGGTTACTATATGCACGCCTTTTCCAGAAAGCGCATTGAGATAAGCAGGCAAGACAGCGACCAAGGTTTTACCTTCACCGGTTTTCATTTCGGCAATTCTTCCTTGATGTAGGACTATACCGCCTAGTAATTGAACATGGAATGGACGCATTGCAAGCACCCTTTCACTGGCTTCTCTAATAGCCGCAAAAGCGTCAGGTAAAATATCATCCAATGTTTCATAGTTGTTTTGCAGCCTGTCTTTTAATGCAGGGGTGACGGCTTTTAGTTCTTCGTCCGTCATTGCCTTGTATTTATCAGCCAAAGCTTCTATTTTGGATGCTATAACCTCAAGTTTTTTTAAGGCTCTTTTGTTGTCTGAGCCTAATATAGCTTTTATAAGTCCCATATCTTTTCCTGCCTTTTTATTTAATATGATGATTTATTTTGTTTTATTTTTCAAAACAGCTTTTCTGTTTTTGAGTCCTTTTTTGTAATATTCATTGAACGCTTTTTCGCTTTCATTGTCAAGCGCTCTTTTGGGCAATATAAATACGCCGATTTTAGGTAACTTTAAAACATAGTAATTTTTATAATCAAATACATCTAAGATATATTCCCATCTGATTTTTCCGCTTTTTTTTACTTGAAAACAATCTTCGGTAATACTTACGGTTATTACATCGTTTTTTAGTTCTTTCGCGCTGCGTTTATATACCGCTATAACCTTAATAAAAGTCAAAAGCAAAAATACCGCAGAAAAAATGGTAATAAGTAGTCCCATGTTAAATAAGCTGTAGTTATGTATAACAGCGCCTACTACAATCATCGTGCCAAAAACCAATATAAGTAGTCCCCATGCTATAACAGTGGAGCGGTTGGCTCTTTTGTAATATTCTTTTAGATCATTTTTATCCAAAGTAAAGTTAATTTCCATCAGCGATTCCTTTTTGCTTCTAGCTTTTTGCGATATTCAATCAAGTTTTGTTCTTTTAGATTTTTCTTAAACCAATCCATATCTTGAGGCGAAAAAACTTCTTTTTTTAGAATGAATATATTATAGACATCATCTCTCAAAACAAGATACTTTTGATTTTCTAGATAAATTTTGTATTGTCCCCACTTGACGCCTTCTTTTTTGCCGTCGCTGTATAGGATTATTCCTTTTTCTTCGTCAATTGAAATTATTCTTTCATCCAATATATAACGGTCTTTTTTTACTGAAATCAAAATCTTTATTCCTGTATAAATGATAACTAGCAAAAGATAAGCAAGTCCTGCGCCTATCACTAGCAAGCCCAAAGTAAGGAGCCCCTTATAATAATTGGCGAAACTAAAAATTGTTATGACCTTATCAAGTCCAAACAACATTCCGGATATCAAACTCAATACTGCACCAAG
Above is a genomic segment from Clostridia bacterium containing:
- the tsaD gene encoding tRNA (adenosine(37)-N6)-threonylcarbamoyltransferase complex transferase subunit TsaD, yielding MNEEKDIYILGIETSCDETSVAIVKNGREVVSNIISSQIDIHKKFGGVVPEIASRNHTMAIINVLDEALNNANLTLNDIDAVAVTYGAGLVGALLVGVSAAKAISYMLNKPLIKVNHIRAHIAANYLDNSTLVPPFLCAVVSGGHTELVNIKDYMSYEVLGSTQDDAAGEAFDKVARLLGLEYPGGPMIDKLAKQGQNNIEFFKHAKTISDGYNFSYSGLKTAAVNYIHNQKAKGLEINAPDVCASFTYYAIEPIVQKAFTAVLNLGYLDIALAGGVAANSYLRKRFEEMGKKYNINVHIPRLSLCTDNAAMVASMGYYNYINKVNFADMTLNAVPSL
- the pflB gene encoding formate C-acetyltransferase, giving the protein MRTEWNGFLTNKWDKEVDVRDFIVTNYHPYDGDEGFLSKPTQRTLTLLNKYNELLKLEQERGGVLDIDTETVSGITTYKPGYMDKENELIVGLQTDEPLKRGVNPFGGMRMARGACEAYGYKLSDKIEEQFKYRTTHNDGVFRVYTSTMRKARKSGIITGLPDAYGRGRIIGDYRRVALYGIDYLIEKKQEDMAKLEKVPMNEENIRLREEVFCQIESLNMLKEMGAMYGYDLSKPAANAHEAVQWVYFAYLAAIKEQNGAAESLGRVSTFLDIYIERDLKNGLITEEYAQELIDQFVLKLRMARQLRTPEYNELFAGDPTWVTESIGGMCLDGRHMITKSSFRFLHTLENLTPSPEPNLTVLWSENLPVNFKKYASHISIVTSSIQYENDEVMRPLYGDDYGIACCVSAMKIGKQMQFFGARCNVAKVLLMAINGGKDEISGVQIGPEMSVLDGVLNYEEVYSRFEKYMDWLAELYVNTMNVIHYMHDKYAYENIQMALHDTTVERLMAFGIAGLSVAADSLSAIKHAKVTAVKNEQGIVTDYVTEGDFPKYGNDDDRADNIVRDIVAYFSKALQKHQTYRNALHTLSVLTITSNVVYGKKTGSTPDGRKYGEPFAPGANPMHGRECCGALASLNSVAKIPYDACKDGISNTFSITPRTLGKSLEERKTNLVNILDGYFSQGAHHININVLDRACLEDAQVNPQKYPNLTIRVSGYAVRFNSLKKKHQDEVIKRTFFESM
- the pflA gene encoding pyruvate formate-lyase-activating protein — encoded protein: MKKGYVHSIESLGTVDGPGVRTVVFMQGCYLRCRYCHNPDTWECSGGKSYTAQELFNFVIKFRPYFGKSGGITVSGGEPLLQPEFLYEFFELLKQNNIHTAIDTSGLLNDEIKKLLTKTDLVLLDIKHTDPIEYKKLTGGDLSAPQKMHSYLIENNIPFWIRQVIVPGINDTVEQIKELAKYCVHSQKYELIAYHTLGLNKWRFLNIPYSLEGVEPPSKELMTSLKAALDEEVNHLRVKL
- a CDS encoding anaerobic ribonucleoside-triphosphate reductase activating protein codes for the protein MKIAGYVKNSLIDYPAHISCAVFLGGCNFDCWYCHNRSYIKGQGDIESETVLEFLKRRKGLIQGVVVSGGEPTLNAELPDFLIKIKEMGYLVKLDTNGSRPKIVKDIISQGLVDYIAMDYKAPLEKYPEIVHVNVNINDIKESIDTILASNIDYEFRTTFVPTLIDEDIVKIAKEISSSKKYCLQQYRHEDEYSKILGKEVRPHTPEYIRQTAQKLKDFFNGELIIRGL
- a CDS encoding ComF family protein, with amino-acid sequence MKIFRFFQKIFFPADFKCIICDKDIFSDSKYCLCNDCKLEFNDQNFCQKCGTVIDNMASFCEDCKKYKPHYNIARSVLIYEGNAQKLIRGYKYGNKKYLYKPLGEMMSDYFQKLNLNIDLIVPAPISQRRLKERGYNQSLLLAKVISQNHNIPLEINLLHKIKNTPYQARSTREERFSQVKGVFMASDDIDIKDKHILLIDDVMTTGATVDELSRLILKKGAKEVNVLVLAQPRKKIKGLY
- a CDS encoding ribonucleoside triphosphate reductase — its product is MIKEILKRDSTVQPFDIQKITNAIYKAAVAVGGDDRELAEKLSLEVVKNLEKKFGDRIPHVEDVQDMVEKVLIENGHAKTAKAFILYREKRHSARKINALIGATIDMFGNYLGESDWVIQENANTQKSVNGLNNYIRESFTKKYWLYEIYPVDVRNAHESGDIHLHDLGFFGPYCAGWDLRQLLTDGFGGVSGKVESKPAKHMRSFLGQIVNATFTTQGETAGAQAWSSFDTYVAPFIRYDHMTYDQVKQCLQEFIFNINVPTRVGFQCPFSNLTFDIKVPKTLKDQPVIIGGVAQDVTYGDFQKEMDMLNQAFCEVMLEGDAKGRVFTFPIPTLNITNDFDWDSPVTDAFMKITGKYGIPYFANYINSDLNPEDAVSMCCRLRLDVSELKKRGGGLFGSNPFTGSIGVVTINLPRIGYLSKSKEEFFDRLRRQCNIAKTSLEIKRKIIEEQSDKGLYPYSTHFLRGIKARTGQYWYNHFNTIGIVGMNEALLNFMGKDITTPEGKEFAIEVLKYMRSIMVEFQKETGHMYNLEATPAEGTSYRLAKLDKERFPDIIASGINEPYYTNSTQPPVGFTDDIFEAVQNQDELQSLYTGGTVLHLYLGEKVDDVQACKNLIRTIFSNSKMPYISLTPTFSVCPEHGYITGEHFKCPQCGADSEVWSRVVGYLRPVQNYNKGKKEEYLQRVKYVMPKNSDEIKKQIHNQNIAVG